The following proteins come from a genomic window of Streptomyces sp. NBC_01716:
- a CDS encoding LOG family protein produces the protein MAYGEGHDGHEAQQAAARGPQGLWEHRADGLDREIETLDEFDRVILGGTLSGYRIQSVDLTGRTLALLSTDTSQTVFLGCPMAPDAAAKIRADGALVFPPVPHLPFDPYRGLLYTPEHLFEGLEDGGYEVTPDALAYDWFQRTKADGDILSSMLRSVHDDAISDALDELLVGARVVGVMGGHAMARGTDAYTGAARLGRDLARTGLTVATGGGPGAMEAANLGAYAAPHPDEMLDEALEILAKTPSFSPSISDWARAAFEVRGRWPGGAGSVGIPTWFYGHEPPNAFAGHIAKYFANATREDGLLARCNAGVVFLPGAAGTVQEVFDNATPNYYESRGEPTPMVLVDRMHWTERLPAWPLLTSLARERSMESRIALVDSVAEVPGALARLSA, from the coding sequence ATGGCTTACGGCGAGGGACACGACGGACATGAAGCACAACAGGCGGCGGCGCGGGGCCCGCAGGGGCTCTGGGAGCACCGGGCCGACGGCCTGGACCGCGAGATCGAGACCCTCGACGAGTTCGACCGGGTGATCTTGGGCGGGACCCTCAGCGGCTACCGGATCCAGTCGGTCGACCTGACGGGCCGTACGCTCGCCCTGCTGTCCACCGACACCTCCCAAACCGTTTTCCTGGGCTGCCCGATGGCACCGGACGCCGCGGCGAAGATACGGGCTGACGGGGCGCTGGTCTTCCCGCCCGTCCCGCACCTTCCCTTCGACCCGTACCGGGGCCTGCTCTACACGCCCGAGCATCTCTTCGAAGGGCTGGAGGACGGCGGGTACGAGGTGACGCCGGACGCGCTCGCCTACGACTGGTTCCAGCGGACCAAGGCCGACGGCGACATACTCAGCTCGATGCTGAGGTCGGTCCACGACGACGCGATCTCGGACGCGCTGGACGAACTCCTGGTCGGCGCGCGGGTCGTCGGCGTGATGGGTGGCCACGCCATGGCACGGGGCACCGACGCGTACACGGGGGCTGCGCGCCTCGGCCGCGACCTCGCCCGTACGGGGCTGACCGTCGCCACCGGCGGCGGCCCCGGCGCGATGGAGGCCGCCAACCTCGGGGCGTACGCCGCCCCGCATCCCGACGAGATGCTGGACGAGGCCCTCGAAATCCTCGCCAAGACACCGTCGTTCAGCCCGTCGATCTCCGACTGGGCGCGAGCCGCCTTCGAGGTACGGGGCCGCTGGCCCGGGGGCGCCGGGTCGGTCGGAATCCCCACCTGGTTCTACGGCCACGAGCCGCCGAACGCCTTCGCCGGCCACATCGCGAAGTACTTCGCCAACGCGACCCGCGAGGACGGTCTGCTCGCCCGTTGCAACGCCGGCGTAGTCTTCCTGCCCGGCGCCGCGGGCACCGTCCAGGAAGTCTTCGACAACGCGACGCCGAACTACTACGAGTCACGCGGCGAACCGACGCCCATGGTCCTGGTGGACCGCATGCACTGGACGGAAAGACTGCCCGCCTGGCCGCTGCTCACGTCGCTGGCGCGGGAGCGCTCGATGGAATCCCGCATCGCGCTCGTCGACTCGGTGGCCGAGGTGCCCGGCGCGCTGGCCCGACTCTCGGCCTGA
- a CDS encoding ABC transporter permease, whose product MAVPVAFFGVFFAYPVAAIVGRGLKADGSWRWGRFGDVLSRPDIGQVLWFTTWQAAVSTALTLLIALPGAYVFARFEFPGKQLLRAVVTVPFVLPTVVVGTAFLALLGRGGLLDELWGIRADTTVWAILAAHVFFNYAVVVRTVGGLWAQLDPRQEEAARVLGAGRLAAWWRVTLPALGPAVAAAALMVFLFTFTSFGIVQILGGPAYSTLEVEIYRQTARLLDLPTAAVLTMVQFAAVGAILALHAWTVRRRETALKLVDPAQTVRRPRGVGQWALLAGVLGTVLLLILLPLGVLIERSLDGPAGYGFDYYRALRSVEASGGTFLVPPLEAVWYSLRYALVATVIALVVGGLAAAALTRRAGRFVRGFDALLMLPLGVSAVTVGFGFLITLDKPPLDLRASWILVPLAQALVGVPFVVRTMLPVLRAVDGRLREAAAVLGASPLRVWREVDLPMVRRAVLVAAGFAFAVSLGEFGATVFIARPDRPTLPVAVARLLGRPGDLNYGQAMALSTVLMVVCAVSLLVLERIRTDRSGEF is encoded by the coding sequence ATGGCCGTGCCCGTCGCGTTCTTCGGCGTCTTCTTCGCCTACCCCGTCGCCGCGATCGTCGGCCGCGGGCTGAAGGCCGACGGCTCCTGGCGCTGGGGCAGATTCGGCGACGTACTGAGCCGGCCCGACATCGGGCAGGTGCTCTGGTTCACGACATGGCAGGCCGCCGTCTCCACCGCCCTCACCCTGCTGATCGCGCTCCCCGGTGCCTACGTCTTCGCGCGCTTCGAGTTCCCCGGCAAACAGCTTCTGCGCGCCGTCGTGACGGTGCCGTTCGTCCTGCCGACCGTCGTCGTCGGCACGGCGTTCCTCGCGCTGCTGGGGCGCGGCGGGCTGCTCGACGAACTGTGGGGCATACGGGCGGACACAACGGTGTGGGCAATCCTCGCCGCGCATGTTTTCTTCAACTACGCGGTGGTCGTCCGCACCGTGGGCGGCCTCTGGGCGCAGCTGGACCCACGTCAGGAGGAGGCCGCACGGGTACTCGGTGCCGGGCGGCTCGCGGCGTGGTGGCGGGTCACGCTGCCCGCACTGGGCCCCGCCGTGGCAGCCGCTGCGCTGATGGTCTTCCTCTTCACCTTCACCTCCTTCGGCATCGTCCAGATCCTGGGCGGTCCCGCGTACTCCACCTTGGAGGTGGAGATCTACCGGCAGACCGCGCGACTGCTCGATCTGCCCACGGCCGCCGTTCTGACGATGGTGCAGTTCGCCGCCGTCGGCGCGATTCTGGCGCTGCACGCCTGGACCGTACGGAGGCGGGAGACCGCCCTGAAACTGGTCGATCCCGCGCAGACGGTGCGCAGACCGCGCGGAGTCGGCCAGTGGGCGCTGCTCGCCGGCGTGCTCGGCACCGTCCTCCTTCTGATCCTGCTGCCTCTCGGCGTGCTGATCGAGCGGTCGCTCGACGGCCCGGCCGGGTACGGCTTCGACTACTACCGGGCGTTGCGTTCGGTGGAGGCGAGCGGCGGCACGTTCCTCGTACCGCCGCTGGAAGCGGTCTGGTACTCCCTGCGCTACGCCCTCGTCGCCACCGTCATCGCCCTGGTCGTGGGCGGGCTCGCCGCGGCAGCGCTCACCAGGCGAGCGGGGCGCTTCGTACGGGGCTTCGACGCGCTGCTGATGCTCCCGCTGGGCGTCTCGGCGGTCACTGTCGGCTTCGGGTTCCTGATCACGCTCGACAAGCCGCCGCTGGACCTGCGGGCGTCATGGATCCTGGTGCCGCTGGCCCAGGCGTTGGTGGGGGTCCCCTTCGTCGTACGGACCATGCTTCCGGTCCTGCGCGCCGTGGACGGGCGGTTGCGCGAGGCCGCAGCGGTCCTTGGGGCGTCGCCGCTGCGCGTGTGGCGGGAGGTCGATCTGCCGATGGTGCGGCGAGCGGTGCTGGTGGCCGCCGGATTCGCCTTCGCGGTCTCGCTCGGTGAGTTCGGTGCCACGGTCTTCATCGCGCGACCGGACCGGCCGACGCTGCCGGTGGCGGTCGCGCGGTTGCTGGGGCGGCCCGGTGATCTCAACTACGGGCAGGCGATGGCGCTGAGCACGGTGCTGATGGTGGTGTGCGCGGTGTCGCTGCTGGTGCTCGAACGTATCCGTACCGACCGTTCCGGAGAGTTCTGA
- a CDS encoding ABC transporter ATP-binding protein, with translation MVAPPDNDVLWARSLHHSHNGSPALSGVSLGVREGEILAVGGARGSGKTTLLRCLSGQLVPKEGEVYFNSTAVHTMPPVLRERLRRDRFGWIDSDPVLVPELTAWENAALPMLLRGSSRRAAKAAAMEWLERVDIGMCARKRPHALLQSQRQRVAIARALVSTPSVLFADEPTAPLHAADRAHVLRTLTTAARSHRITVVLATLDEEVATLADRTVVLVDGRRVDALRPAEAEGQAACSLSV, from the coding sequence ATGGTTGCCCCGCCGGACAACGACGTGCTCTGGGCGCGTTCCCTGCACCATTCGCACAACGGCTCGCCCGCGCTCAGCGGCGTCTCGCTCGGTGTGCGCGAGGGCGAGATCCTCGCCGTCGGCGGCGCGCGCGGCAGCGGCAAGACGACCCTGCTGCGGTGCCTCTCGGGCCAGCTCGTTCCCAAGGAGGGCGAGGTCTATTTCAACAGCACCGCCGTCCACACGATGCCCCCGGTGCTGCGGGAACGGCTCCGGCGCGACCGTTTCGGCTGGATCGACTCCGATCCCGTCCTGGTCCCGGAACTCACCGCATGGGAGAACGCCGCGCTCCCGATGCTGCTGCGCGGATCCTCCCGCCGTGCGGCGAAGGCAGCGGCCATGGAGTGGCTGGAGCGGGTCGACATCGGTATGTGCGCCCGCAAGCGCCCGCACGCCCTGCTCCAGTCGCAGCGCCAGCGCGTGGCCATCGCCCGCGCCCTGGTGAGCACGCCTTCCGTACTCTTCGCCGACGAGCCGACGGCGCCGCTGCACGCCGCCGACCGCGCCCATGTCCTGCGCACGCTGACGACCGCGGCGCGCTCCCACCGCATCACCGTCGTGCTCGCCACCCTTGACGAGGAGGTCGCGACGCTCGCCGACCGCACCGTCGTCCTGGTCGACGGCCGCCGCGTGGACGCGCTGCGGCCGGCCGAGGCGGAAGGCCAGGCAGCGTGCTCGCTCTCCGTCTAG
- a CDS encoding ABC transporter ATP-binding protein, whose amino-acid sequence MALLTLEDVTVRFGHRTALDSVDLEIAAHEIVCVLGPSGSGKSTLLRVVAGLQPPDTGRVLLEGTDQAGVPVHRRGVGLMFQDHQLFPQRDVGGNVAFGLRMRGEPRGQQQRRVTELLDLVGLPGAQRRAVAALSGGEQQRVALARALAPRPRLLMLDEPLGQLDRSLRERLVVELRGVFAQLGTTVLAVTHDQGEAFALADRVVVMRDGRVAQSGTPVEVWQRPASAFVARFLGFDNVVAAMVHGDVADTPWGKIPVPVGSPQGLRTLLVRPAGVRIGPPEDGLPCTVGARTFRGSQVAVLLRPTDGPEVEAECALRDVPDEGATVGVSFAAEDVVVLDDAEPDPADAEEGASPTGGNGAD is encoded by the coding sequence ATGGCCCTGCTCACTCTTGAGGACGTGACGGTGCGCTTCGGACACCGTACGGCGCTCGACTCGGTGGATCTGGAGATCGCGGCGCACGAGATCGTCTGCGTCCTCGGGCCGAGCGGCAGCGGCAAGTCCACCTTGTTGCGCGTCGTCGCCGGCCTTCAACCGCCGGACACGGGGCGGGTGTTGCTGGAGGGCACCGATCAGGCGGGGGTGCCGGTGCATCGGCGGGGCGTCGGGCTGATGTTCCAGGACCACCAGCTCTTCCCGCAGCGCGACGTCGGCGGCAATGTCGCCTTCGGGCTGCGCATGCGCGGCGAGCCGCGCGGTCAACAGCAGCGACGTGTCACCGAGTTGCTCGACCTCGTTGGCCTGCCTGGCGCCCAGCGCCGCGCCGTAGCAGCGCTGTCCGGTGGTGAGCAGCAGCGTGTGGCGCTGGCGCGGGCGCTCGCCCCGCGCCCCCGGCTGCTCATGCTCGACGAACCGCTCGGCCAGCTCGACCGGAGCCTGCGCGAACGCCTGGTCGTGGAACTGCGAGGCGTGTTCGCCCAGTTGGGTACGACGGTGCTCGCCGTCACACACGACCAGGGCGAGGCATTCGCGCTCGCCGACCGGGTCGTGGTGATGCGCGACGGACGCGTCGCCCAGAGCGGCACACCCGTCGAGGTCTGGCAGCGCCCGGCCTCCGCGTTCGTCGCGCGCTTCCTGGGATTCGACAACGTCGTGGCCGCCATGGTGCACGGCGACGTCGCCGACACGCCCTGGGGCAAGATCCCCGTGCCCGTCGGCTCACCCCAGGGCCTCCGTACGCTCCTGGTACGACCCGCCGGGGTACGGATCGGCCCTCCCGAGGACGGACTGCCCTGCACCGTCGGGGCGCGCACCTTCCGCGGCAGCCAAGTCGCCGTCCTGCTCCGCCCCACCGACGGGCCGGAGGTGGAGGCGGAGTGCGCCCTTCGCGATGTGCCCGACGAGGGGGCGACGGTCGGGGTCTCCTTCGCGGCCGAGGACGTGGTGGTGCTGGACGACGCCGAACCGGACCCGGCGGACGCCGAAGAGGGCGCGTCTCCAACAGGCGGCAACGGGGCGGACTGA